In Streptomyces sp. P3, one DNA window encodes the following:
- a CDS encoding bifunctional glycosyltransferase family 2 protein/CDP-glycerol:glycerophosphate glycerophosphotransferase, with protein sequence MPRFSVIVPAYKVQAYLHECLESVLSQSCADLELIAVDDCSPDACGEIIDEFAARDARVHAVHLPENVGLGRARNAGLERATGDYLVFLDSDDTLTPGALQAIADRLRETGDPDVLVYDYASTYWTGESVRNKFAEQLGEEGTAPFRLADRPGLLRVLMVAWNKAYRREFVEGVDLVFPPGFYEDTPWTYPALLSAQSIATLDRVCVHYRQRRRGNILSTTSRGHFDVFEQYDRVFAFLERHPELAHWRPVLFRRMVDHLSTVFTKRERLPRGSRAEFLRKARAHYRRYRIAGVSVPLRSRLRHTLVHFGVHRVYRALQASMTVRRRAHKAVSKLARALKAAVLQAHYRVQLRLPLRADRALFAAYWGRGHSCNPGALEAAFRTFAPQVRTAWVARPEHREAVPPGPRQVRPGTAAYWTALARSKYLVNNVNFDRRLVKRPGQVFVQTQHGTPLKHMGLDLQERPAAARDTDFAELLRGVDKWDYVLSANRHTTLTWERVYPGRYETLEYGYPRNDVLLRATGADVARLRESLGIPRGTVAVLYAPTHRDYRRVQRCHLDLERVMRRMGPRFVILARAHYWQESPLERGTPGVIDVSDHPSVESLCLASDALLTDYSSLMFDYANLDRPIVIHADDWEAYEAARGTYFDLRSFPPGAVARSEDELIDIFTTGHWRSSRSAQLRAVFRERFCPHDDGRAAERVVRRVVLGETAVPPVVPLAERRPVPSAARTETPAAPGRPPLATVPRPSGPPAVTERR encoded by the coding sequence TTGCCCAGGTTCAGTGTCATCGTTCCCGCGTACAAGGTTCAGGCGTACCTGCACGAGTGCCTCGAGTCGGTGCTGTCCCAGTCCTGCGCCGACCTCGAACTGATCGCCGTCGACGACTGCTCGCCGGACGCCTGCGGAGAGATCATCGACGAGTTCGCGGCCCGGGACGCGCGGGTGCACGCCGTGCACCTGCCGGAGAACGTGGGTCTGGGGCGGGCCCGCAACGCCGGCCTGGAGCGGGCGACCGGCGACTACCTGGTGTTCCTCGACTCCGACGACACGCTCACCCCGGGCGCGCTGCAGGCGATCGCCGACCGGCTGCGGGAGACGGGCGACCCGGACGTCCTGGTCTACGACTACGCGAGCACGTACTGGACGGGTGAGTCGGTCCGCAACAAGTTCGCCGAACAGCTCGGCGAGGAGGGCACGGCCCCGTTCCGGCTGGCGGACCGTCCCGGGCTGCTGCGGGTGCTGATGGTGGCCTGGAACAAGGCCTACCGGCGGGAGTTCGTCGAGGGCGTGGACCTGGTCTTCCCGCCCGGCTTCTACGAGGACACCCCGTGGACGTATCCGGCGCTGCTGTCGGCGCAGTCGATCGCGACGCTGGACCGGGTGTGCGTGCACTACCGCCAGCGCCGCCGGGGCAACATCCTGTCCACCACGAGCCGGGGCCACTTCGACGTCTTCGAACAGTACGACCGGGTCTTCGCGTTCCTCGAAAGGCACCCCGAACTCGCGCACTGGCGGCCGGTGTTGTTCCGTCGCATGGTCGACCACCTCTCGACGGTGTTCACCAAGCGCGAACGCCTGCCGCGCGGCTCGCGCGCCGAGTTCCTGCGCAAGGCCCGCGCCCACTATCGTCGTTACCGCATCGCGGGTGTCTCGGTACCGCTGCGCTCGCGGCTGCGGCACACCCTGGTCCACTTCGGCGTACACCGCGTGTACCGGGCACTCCAGGCGTCCATGACCGTGCGCCGGCGCGCCCACAAGGCCGTGTCGAAACTCGCCCGCGCCCTGAAGGCGGCCGTCCTGCAAGCCCACTACCGGGTGCAGCTGCGGTTGCCGCTGCGCGCCGACCGGGCCCTGTTCGCCGCCTACTGGGGCCGCGGGCACAGCTGCAACCCGGGTGCGCTGGAGGCCGCGTTCCGCACCTTCGCGCCGCAGGTGCGCACGGCGTGGGTGGCCCGCCCCGAACACCGGGAGGCCGTCCCGCCGGGACCGCGCCAGGTGCGCCCCGGCACCGCCGCCTACTGGACGGCGCTGGCCCGCTCCAAGTACCTCGTCAACAACGTCAACTTCGACCGCCGGCTGGTCAAGCGCCCCGGCCAGGTCTTCGTGCAGACCCAGCACGGCACCCCCCTCAAGCACATGGGCCTGGACCTGCAGGAGCGCCCGGCGGCCGCCCGTGACACGGACTTCGCGGAGCTGCTGCGGGGCGTCGACAAGTGGGACTACGTCCTGTCGGCGAACCGCCACACCACCCTCACCTGGGAGCGGGTCTACCCGGGCCGCTACGAGACCCTCGAGTACGGCTATCCCCGCAACGACGTCCTCCTGCGGGCGACCGGGGCGGACGTGGCCCGGCTGCGGGAGTCCCTGGGCATCCCCCGCGGCACGGTCGCCGTGCTGTACGCGCCCACCCACCGCGACTACCGCCGCGTCCAGCGCTGCCACCTCGACCTGGAACGCGTCATGCGCCGGATGGGCCCGCGCTTCGTCATCCTGGCCCGCGCCCACTACTGGCAGGAGAGCCCCCTCGAGCGCGGGACGCCCGGCGTCATCGACGTCAGCGACCACCCGAGCGTGGAGTCCCTCTGCCTGGCCTCGGACGCCCTGCTCACCGACTACTCGTCCCTCATGTTCGACTACGCCAACCTGGACCGCCCCATCGTCATCCACGCCGACGACTGGGAGGCGTACGAGGCGGCCCGCGGCACCTACTTCGACCTGCGGTCCTTCCCGCCTGGCGCGGTCGCGCGCAGCGAGGACGAGCTGATCGACATCTTCACGACCGGCCACTGGCGCAGCTCCCGCTCGGCGCAACTGCGGGCCGTGTTCCGCGAGCGGTTCTGCCCGCACGACGACGGTCGCGCCGCCGAGCGCGTCGTACGGCGGGTGGTGCTCGGCGAGACGGCCGTGCCGCCGGTCGTGCCGCTCGCCGAGCGCCGTCCGGTGCCGTCCGCGGCGCGCACGGAGACGCCGGCCGCGCCGGGACGTCCGCCGCTGGCCACCGTGCCGCGCCCGTCCGGTCCGCCGGCCGTCACCGAACGCCGCTGA
- a CDS encoding FHA domain-containing protein — translation MQIRLTVVDPQGPPGPPADARARAVSCDVLVTAPAGTALAAVASALAAAVCGEGSASSPSAAAVVLYAGVERLDARRCTLGEPPLIDGAVLSLGAPADPEPHPEVDEAPARLHVVAGPDAGGVHLLHGGQVRVGRSADADIPLDDPDVSRLHCAVTLSADGRVTVADLGSTNGTALDGTRVQARPVRLAPGALLRVGESALRLAPPGGPGPRVATTPDGEGHVRVPCGDTAADPAAGPSGDAPTGPAGQPSPTGPTEAVGPTEAVGPAGPVGRAGSIGPSGETGHGYGTAGWSAAGGVGGERLRGAREVPLASHVVPGQGVAPRIESRSAGPARAAGEGPAATHGGHAGLGSFTAAHHEGARGPHPAHPATPDSGSDSGSGSGSGSRHDSASPVDSLSPLGGGHGDPGEGDHAGPGRKGTPLRGTDVPAGVRRRGGLSAWARRLAGSRGGQDEIAADAPDEGTAAAEDRPSAFVSAAPETWPDPAALLLTALGPGPRLWERGPGHPESLTVRLGTADRPAPDGSGLLPAVPVTAGLREVGALGLAGPRPRLSGLARAVLAQLAALHSPDALEIVLISTDRARSEEERTAEWSWLGWLPHLRPGHGQDCRLLLAYDRDQAAARADELLRRLEDRLADNARGAGGTSDTDGTSDTDETGGAGEPRGAVPGQVPPPRNAAHRPSWAVAEGPADGGFTGPYTVVVVDGDPGGADLRQAVARLAAAGPRAGIHVVCLAETPAASPSSPVTDTYEAACAAAPTFRACGAVALLSGDVATALRLLRVAPAGARTERPGPVGPGTVGAVDAVSAAWAERFARALAPLRPDGAGAGDRHPRVSAPLPPSARLLDELGLARATPASLMARWADAADDAASLGGRVLAVLGAGPRGPLGVDLVAEGPHVLIEGPGGSGRTELLRAFVASLAAAERPERLAVILLDGRDTVGKGSAGDGLRVCTDVPHVSAHLTANDPVRMREFAQSLSAELKRRAELLGRSDFAEWHTHRAVSGRIVPQRTPGAPPAGAGAGAADLDTPPSATLRLRPGAAARQRAETPPPLPRLVVVVDDLDALVSPALGSPGRPAAGSVMRALEAVAREGERLGVHLVAATGPGGRTAESEPARRATVRITLEAPNSGPDEPAPGRGRLHVADGRPTPFQGGRVTGRIPRTATQRPTVVPLDWRRMGDPPTRRPVRELGNGPTDLALLASALERAAGRHTAPSSPSGV, via the coding sequence ATGCAGATCCGGCTGACCGTCGTAGACCCGCAGGGCCCGCCCGGCCCGCCTGCCGACGCCCGGGCCCGGGCCGTGAGCTGCGACGTACTGGTCACCGCTCCCGCCGGCACGGCTCTGGCCGCGGTGGCGTCCGCGCTGGCCGCCGCCGTCTGCGGGGAGGGCTCCGCCTCCTCCCCGTCCGCCGCGGCGGTCGTGCTGTACGCGGGTGTGGAGCGGCTCGACGCGCGACGGTGCACGCTCGGCGAGCCCCCGCTGATCGACGGCGCGGTGCTGTCGCTGGGCGCGCCGGCCGACCCCGAGCCGCATCCCGAGGTCGACGAGGCCCCGGCCCGCCTGCACGTGGTGGCCGGGCCGGACGCGGGCGGGGTCCACCTACTGCACGGCGGCCAGGTCCGGGTGGGCCGTTCGGCCGACGCCGACATCCCGCTGGACGACCCGGACGTCTCCCGGCTGCACTGCGCGGTGACGCTCTCGGCCGACGGCCGGGTCACGGTCGCCGACCTCGGCTCCACCAACGGCACCGCGCTGGACGGCACGCGCGTGCAGGCCCGCCCCGTGCGCCTCGCCCCCGGCGCCCTGCTGCGGGTCGGTGAGTCGGCCCTGCGGCTGGCTCCGCCCGGCGGCCCGGGCCCCCGGGTGGCCACGACGCCGGACGGCGAAGGGCACGTACGGGTGCCCTGCGGGGACACGGCGGCCGACCCCGCGGCCGGGCCTTCCGGCGACGCACCCACGGGCCCGGCGGGTCAGCCGAGCCCGACGGGGCCGACGGAAGCGGTGGGGCCGACGGAAGCCGTGGGGCCTGCCGGGCCGGTCGGCCGCGCCGGGTCCATCGGGCCGTCCGGCGAGACCGGCCACGGCTACGGCACCGCGGGCTGGAGCGCCGCTGGGGGCGTCGGCGGCGAGCGACTGCGGGGCGCCCGGGAGGTCCCCCTCGCGTCCCACGTCGTGCCGGGCCAGGGCGTGGCGCCGCGCATCGAGAGCCGCTCCGCCGGACCCGCGCGCGCGGCAGGCGAGGGTCCCGCGGCCACCCACGGCGGCCACGCGGGCCTCGGCTCGTTCACAGCCGCGCACCACGAGGGCGCCCGCGGACCGCACCCCGCCCACCCCGCGACCCCCGACTCCGGCTCAGACTCCGGTTCCGGCTCCGGTTCCGGTTCACGCCACGACTCCGCCTCGCCCGTCGACTCCCTCTCCCCTCTCGGTGGCGGTCACGGCGACCCCGGGGAGGGCGACCACGCCGGCCCCGGCCGCAAAGGCACCCCCCTGCGCGGTACCGACGTCCCCGCGGGCGTGCGCCGCCGCGGAGGTCTCTCCGCCTGGGCGCGGCGGCTGGCCGGATCCCGCGGCGGCCAGGACGAGATCGCCGCCGACGCGCCCGACGAGGGGACGGCCGCGGCCGAGGACCGGCCGTCGGCCTTCGTGTCCGCCGCGCCCGAGACCTGGCCGGACCCGGCGGCGCTGCTGCTGACGGCGCTCGGCCCGGGTCCCCGGCTGTGGGAGCGCGGGCCGGGGCACCCGGAGTCGCTCACCGTGCGGCTCGGCACGGCCGACCGGCCGGCGCCCGACGGCTCGGGACTGCTGCCCGCGGTGCCGGTCACGGCGGGCCTGCGCGAGGTCGGCGCGCTCGGCCTGGCCGGGCCGCGCCCCCGGCTGTCCGGGCTGGCGCGCGCGGTGCTGGCCCAGCTCGCCGCACTGCATTCCCCCGACGCCCTGGAGATCGTCCTGATCAGCACGGACCGGGCGCGTTCCGAGGAGGAGCGCACCGCCGAGTGGTCCTGGCTGGGCTGGCTGCCCCATCTGCGCCCCGGGCACGGACAGGACTGCCGGCTGCTCCTCGCCTACGACCGCGACCAGGCCGCGGCCCGAGCCGACGAACTCCTGCGCCGACTGGAGGACCGCCTCGCGGACAACGCGCGCGGGGCGGGCGGGACCAGCGACACCGACGGGACCAGCGACACCGACGAGACCGGCGGGGCGGGCGAGCCGCGGGGTGCCGTCCCCGGACAGGTGCCGCCGCCCCGCAACGCGGCCCACCGCCCCTCCTGGGCGGTGGCGGAGGGTCCGGCCGACGGCGGCTTCACCGGCCCGTACACGGTGGTCGTGGTGGACGGCGACCCCGGCGGCGCCGATCTGCGGCAGGCGGTGGCACGGCTGGCGGCGGCCGGGCCGCGCGCCGGCATACACGTCGTCTGCCTGGCCGAGACGCCCGCCGCCTCGCCCTCGTCGCCGGTGACCGACACGTACGAGGCGGCCTGCGCGGCGGCCCCGACGTTCCGCGCGTGCGGGGCGGTCGCGCTGCTCAGCGGGGATGTGGCGACGGCGCTGCGACTGCTGCGGGTCGCGCCCGCCGGTGCACGCACGGAGCGGCCCGGCCCGGTGGGACCGGGCACGGTGGGCGCGGTGGACGCGGTCTCCGCCGCCTGGGCCGAACGCTTCGCGCGGGCGCTGGCGCCGTTGCGCCCGGACGGCGCGGGGGCGGGCGACCGGCACCCGCGGGTGTCCGCGCCGCTGCCGCCGTCGGCCCGGCTGCTGGACGAGCTGGGTCTCGCGCGGGCGACGCCCGCCTCCCTGATGGCCCGCTGGGCGGACGCGGCCGACGACGCAGCGTCGCTGGGCGGGCGGGTGCTGGCCGTGCTCGGCGCGGGCCCGCGCGGCCCGCTCGGGGTGGACCTCGTGGCCGAGGGCCCGCACGTGCTGATCGAGGGACCGGGCGGCAGCGGGCGCACGGAGTTGCTGCGGGCGTTCGTCGCCTCGCTGGCCGCCGCCGAGCGGCCCGAGCGGCTCGCCGTGATCCTGCTGGACGGCCGTGACACCGTCGGCAAGGGCAGCGCCGGCGACGGCCTGCGGGTGTGCACGGACGTCCCGCACGTCAGCGCTCATCTCACCGCCAACGACCCGGTCCGGATGCGGGAGTTCGCGCAGTCGCTGAGCGCCGAGCTGAAGCGGCGGGCCGAACTGCTGGGCCGCTCCGACTTCGCGGAGTGGCACACGCACCGCGCGGTCTCCGGCCGGATCGTCCCGCAGCGCACACCGGGAGCGCCGCCGGCCGGGGCGGGCGCGGGCGCCGCCGACCTGGACACCCCGCCCAGCGCGACGCTCCGGCTGCGTCCCGGGGCGGCCGCCCGTCAGCGGGCCGAGACGCCGCCCCCGCTGCCCCGCCTGGTGGTCGTCGTCGACGACCTGGACGCGCTGGTCTCCCCCGCCCTGGGCTCCCCCGGCCGGCCCGCCGCCGGCTCGGTGATGCGCGCGCTGGAGGCGGTGGCCCGCGAGGGCGAGCGGCTCGGCGTCCACCTGGTGGCCGCGACCGGCCCCGGCGGCCGTACCGCGGAGTCCGAGCCGGCCCGTCGTGCCACCGTGCGCATAACCCTGGAGGCGCCGAATTCCGGACCGGACGAACCGGCGCCGGGCCGTGGCCGCCTCCACGTCGCGGACGGCCGTCCGACGCCCTTCCAGGGCGGTCGGGTGACGGGCCGTATCCCCCGCACGGCGACCCAGCGCCCCACCGTGGTCCCGCTGGACTGGCGTCGCATGGGTGATCCGCCCACCCGCAGACCGGTGCGGGAACTGGGCAACGGCCCCACCGACCTGGCCCTCCTGGCCAGTGCCCTGGAGAGAGCGGCCGGCCGGCACACCGCCCCGTCCAGCCCGTCGGGGGTGTGA
- a CDS encoding ABC transporter substrate-binding protein, translated as MRGMSNTIRTRRTVRAAATLLAGAMALSLTACGSDDDKSSDGGATAKESGASVTLPKLDGKSLEVAAVWTGAEQANFKKVLAEFEKRTGAKVTFVPAQDPIINFLGSKVAGGQPPDVAMLPQPGAIKQAVDKGWAKPLGAAALKELQKNYSQGWQDIGKIGGKQYGVYYKAANKSLIWYNAKVFENAGASEPKTWAELLTTAQTVYDSGVTPFSVGGAEGWTLTDWFENVYLSQAGPEKYDQLAKHEIKWTDPSVKAALTTLAQVWGKKDYVAGGAAGALQTDFPASVTQTFSGGDQPKAGMVYEGDFAQVNIVQAGAKVGTDAKVFPFPAVGDSSPVVSGGDAAVILKDSEAAQALATFLASPEAATIQAKLGGYLSPNKNVPESAYPNPVQQKMAKALIAAGDDFRFDMSDQAPQAFGGTPGKGEWKALQDFLKNPTNVAGTQATLESGAAAAYGN; from the coding sequence ATGCGCGGTATGAGCAACACCATCCGGACACGCAGGACCGTGAGGGCGGCGGCCACGCTCCTGGCGGGGGCCATGGCGCTCTCGCTCACCGCCTGCGGCAGCGACGACGACAAGAGCAGCGACGGCGGCGCGACGGCCAAGGAGAGCGGCGCCTCCGTCACCCTTCCCAAGCTGGACGGCAAGAGCCTGGAGGTGGCCGCCGTCTGGACCGGCGCCGAACAGGCCAACTTCAAGAAGGTCCTGGCGGAGTTCGAGAAGCGCACGGGCGCCAAGGTCACCTTCGTGCCCGCCCAGGACCCGATCATCAACTTCCTCGGCTCTAAGGTCGCGGGCGGGCAGCCGCCGGACGTCGCGATGCTCCCGCAGCCGGGCGCCATCAAGCAGGCCGTCGACAAGGGGTGGGCGAAGCCGCTGGGCGCGGCGGCCCTGAAGGAGCTGCAGAAGAACTACTCGCAGGGCTGGCAGGACATCGGCAAGATCGGCGGCAAGCAGTACGGCGTCTACTACAAGGCCGCCAACAAGTCGTTGATCTGGTACAACGCCAAGGTCTTCGAGAACGCGGGGGCCTCCGAGCCCAAGACGTGGGCCGAACTGCTCACCACCGCGCAGACGGTCTACGACTCCGGTGTCACGCCGTTCTCGGTGGGCGGCGCCGAGGGCTGGACCCTGACCGACTGGTTCGAGAACGTCTACCTCTCCCAGGCGGGCCCGGAGAAGTACGACCAGCTGGCCAAGCACGAGATCAAGTGGACGGACCCGTCCGTGAAGGCCGCGCTGACGACGCTGGCGCAGGTGTGGGGCAAGAAGGACTACGTCGCCGGCGGCGCGGCCGGCGCGCTGCAGACCGACTTCCCGGCTTCGGTGACGCAGACGTTCTCCGGCGGCGACCAGCCCAAGGCGGGCATGGTCTACGAGGGCGACTTCGCGCAGGTCAACATCGTGCAGGCGGGTGCGAAGGTCGGCACGGACGCCAAGGTGTTCCCGTTCCCGGCGGTCGGCGACAGCTCGCCGGTGGTCTCCGGCGGTGACGCGGCGGTGATCCTGAAGGACTCCGAGGCGGCCCAGGCGCTGGCCACCTTCCTGGCCTCGCCGGAGGCGGCGACCATCCAGGCGAAGTTGGGCGGCTACCTCTCGCCGAACAAGAACGTGCCGGAGTCGGCCTACCCGAACCCGGTGCAGCAGAAGATGGCCAAGGCGCTGATCGCGGCCGGCGACGACTTCCGCTTCGACATGTCCGACCAGGCCCCGCAGGCGTTCGGCGGGACCCCCGGCAAGGGCGAGTGGAAGGCGCTGCAGGACTTCCTGAAGAACCCGACGAACGTGGCCGGCACCCAGGCGACCCTGGAGTCGGGCGCGGCCGCGGCGTACGGGAACTGA
- a CDS encoding carbohydrate ABC transporter permease: MEKLNGGLVRAFLIVVGLFWLVPTVGLLISSLRPPEDMSVSGWWEVFAKPSQLTFDSYRKLLENGDITDSLVNTALITVPATVLVVVIGSLAGYAFAWMEFPGRDWWFLGVVGLLVVPVQVALIPIAELFGKIGLFGSIMGVVLFHVGFGLPFAVFLLRNFFAEIPRELLEAARLDGAGELRLFARVVMPLGGPAIASLAIFQFLWVWNDMLVALVFSDAGSQPITVALQTQVRQFGNNIDVLAPGAFISMVIPLAVFFAFQRQFVSGVMAGAVK, translated from the coding sequence ATGGAGAAGCTCAACGGCGGGCTGGTCCGCGCCTTCCTGATCGTCGTCGGCCTGTTCTGGCTGGTGCCGACGGTGGGGCTGCTGATCTCCTCGCTGCGGCCCCCCGAGGACATGAGCGTCAGCGGCTGGTGGGAGGTGTTCGCCAAGCCCTCCCAGCTGACCTTCGACAGCTATCGGAAGCTGCTGGAGAACGGCGACATCACCGACTCGCTCGTCAACACCGCGCTGATCACGGTACCGGCGACGGTCCTGGTGGTCGTCATCGGCTCGCTCGCGGGATACGCGTTCGCCTGGATGGAGTTCCCCGGCCGCGACTGGTGGTTCCTGGGCGTCGTGGGACTGCTGGTGGTGCCGGTGCAGGTGGCGCTCATCCCGATCGCCGAACTGTTCGGCAAGATCGGCCTGTTCGGGTCGATCATGGGCGTGGTCCTGTTCCACGTCGGGTTCGGGCTCCCCTTCGCGGTGTTCCTGCTGCGGAACTTCTTCGCGGAGATCCCGCGCGAGCTGCTGGAGGCGGCCCGTCTCGACGGGGCGGGCGAACTCCGGCTGTTCGCTCGGGTCGTGATGCCGCTCGGCGGCCCGGCGATCGCGTCGCTGGCCATCTTCCAGTTCCTGTGGGTGTGGAACGACATGCTGGTCGCGCTGGTCTTCAGCGACGCCGGCAGCCAGCCGATCACGGTCGCCCTGCAGACCCAGGTACGGCAGTTCGGCAACAACATCGACGTGCTGGCGCCCGGCGCGTTCATCTCGATGGTGATTCCGCTGGCCGTCTTCTTCGCGTTCCAGCGGCAGTTCGTGTCGGGGGTGATGGCGGGCGCGGTCAAGTAG
- a CDS encoding carbohydrate ABC transporter permease: MTGTRRTVAALFLLPALVLLGALVVYPIGYSVVRSFYDQSGDGFAGVDNYKALFTDDGIRTALKNNVIWVVFAPTIATALGLVFAVLTERVRWGTAFKLVVFMPMAISMLAAGIIFRLVYDQDPDKGVANAVWVGVHDTFAEASAFPKAHPGRDSPLRPEKGGGFVTRSAVRAGEPVALPLVGVAPDRMPGDAKGAVAARPEPGKVTGTAWQDFTRGKGVGTLGTPDASELGYAGMRVEAVKDGKVVASTKAADDGTFALPAAADGALLRLPASNFAEAYNGLDWLGPSLVTPAIIGSYIWMWAGFAMVLIAAGLAGVPRELLEAARVDGANEWQVFRRVTVPLLAPVLAVVTVTLMINVLKVFDLVFIIAPGSSQDDANVLALELYRKGFSEDQPGVASAIAVFLLLLVIPVMWFNVRRLRREVRR, from the coding sequence GTGACCGGCACCCGCAGGACCGTGGCGGCGCTGTTCCTGCTGCCCGCTCTCGTGCTGCTCGGCGCGCTCGTGGTCTACCCGATCGGGTACTCGGTCGTGCGCAGCTTCTACGACCAGTCCGGCGACGGCTTCGCCGGAGTCGACAACTACAAAGCCCTCTTCACGGACGACGGCATCCGCACCGCCCTGAAGAACAACGTGATCTGGGTGGTGTTCGCGCCGACGATCGCGACGGCGCTCGGTCTGGTCTTCGCGGTGCTGACCGAACGGGTGCGCTGGGGCACGGCGTTCAAGCTGGTCGTCTTCATGCCGATGGCGATCTCGATGCTCGCCGCCGGCATCATCTTCCGGCTGGTCTACGACCAGGACCCGGACAAAGGCGTCGCCAACGCGGTGTGGGTGGGCGTGCACGACACGTTCGCCGAGGCGTCGGCGTTCCCGAAGGCGCACCCGGGCCGCGACTCGCCGCTGCGGCCGGAGAAGGGCGGCGGCTTCGTCACGAGGTCGGCGGTGCGGGCCGGTGAGCCGGTCGCCCTTCCCCTGGTCGGCGTGGCGCCCGACCGGATGCCGGGCGACGCGAAGGGGGCCGTGGCGGCGCGGCCCGAGCCGGGGAAGGTCACCGGGACCGCCTGGCAGGACTTCACCCGCGGCAAGGGCGTCGGCACGCTCGGCACCCCCGACGCGTCCGAGCTGGGCTATGCCGGGATGAGGGTCGAGGCGGTGAAGGACGGCAAGGTGGTCGCGTCGACGAAGGCCGCCGACGACGGCACCTTCGCCCTCCCGGCCGCGGCCGACGGCGCCCTGCTCCGGCTCCCCGCGAGCAACTTCGCGGAGGCGTACAACGGCCTGGACTGGCTCGGCCCCTCGCTGGTCACGCCGGCGATCATCGGCTCGTACATCTGGATGTGGGCGGGCTTCGCGATGGTGCTGATCGCGGCCGGACTGGCCGGGGTGCCGCGCGAGTTGCTGGAGGCCGCACGCGTGGACGGCGCCAACGAGTGGCAGGTGTTCCGCAGGGTCACCGTCCCGCTCCTCGCACCGGTCCTCGCGGTCGTCACCGTCACCCTGATGATCAATGTGCTGAAGGTCTTCGACCTGGTCTTCATCATCGCCCCGGGCTCCTCGCAGGACGACGCGAACGTGCTCGCCCTGGAGCTGTACCGCAAGGGATTCTCCGAGGACCAGCCCGGCGTCGCCAGCGCGATCGCGGTGTTTCTGCTGCTCCTGGTGATCCCGGTGATGTGGTTCAACGTGCGGCGGCTGCGGCGGGAGGTGCGGCGGTGA